Genomic DNA from Lutibacter sp. A80:
ACTATTTCTCATCTCTTTAGTAAAAGAATTAAAAATAAAAAGTATGAAAAATAAATTAAATTTAACGCTAATATTTTTTCTTTTATTTAGTTTTATTTCACTAACAGCACAAGTTTCAAGTGGAGAAGTTAGTTATAAGCAAAAGATTATTGAAAATTTATTTGATTCAATTGCAATAAAAAAAATAGATACAAAATTCAGGAGTCAATTAGACTTTGTTAATAAAAGTCTAAGAACGCATTCTGATAATTTTGAATTTATATTGAAATTTAATAGAGCAGAATCAATTTATAAATTAGTTAAAAAAATGAATAATGATAAAGATAGAGGTTATAAAATTGCTGCAAAATATTCTAGAATAGATGATGTATATTATAAAAATATCCAAAGCGGTGAAAAACTTGTTCAAAAAGAGTCTTTTGGAGAATTATTTATAATTAAATATGATTTAAATAATATTAAATGGAAACTCATTAATAAAACTAAAACAATTAAAAATTATGAATGCTTTATGGCAACTACAACGAAAATCGTGAAGAACAGTAAAGGGGTCTTTGAAAAACCTGTTATAGCATGGTATTCACCCGATATTCCTTTAAATTATGGACCAAAAGGATATGGAGGTTTGCCTGGTTTAATTTTAGAGCTGCATGAGGATAAGTTGATGTATTATGTAACTAAAATTAAGTTAAACCCTATAGGTACAATTGAAATAATTAAGCCAGAAAAAGGGAAAACCCTTACAGAAAACGAATTTGAACTAAAAATAAAAGAGATGTCTAGTGGTTTTTGGAGAGATTAAAAGTAATACTATAACCTTGAATAAATTGGTAAATTTATTAAGTAGACTTAAAAAAGATTTTAATTAAATAAAAAACTATGAAAAAAACATCGATTTTTATTTTTCTATTATTTTCTGTTTTAATTCACTCTCAGCAAAAATATAGTGGGGAAGTATTCTATAATATTAGTTTAAAAACAAAAAAATCCAAAAAATCTGATGTTATAAAAGAGCCGACTAGAGGTGAAAAGATAAGTGAAAAAGAGTACAAAAAACTACTTGAAAATTATTTTCCAGACTTTAATAAAAACTAGAATGCCTCAAAAAAAGGTTTTATCATTTACATTATTTTTTATAATTGGTATTTGTATTACAAACGCCCAAACCATTACTCTTAAAGGTAGCGTAAAAGACAGCTTGCAAAACCCATTAAGTTATGCTAACGTACTAGCAAAACCAGCAGATGTTTCTAAAAATTTACAGTTTAGTATTACGGACAATGATGGTTTGTATAAATTAGAACTCTCAAAAAATGAAGTTTATACTATTTCTGTAAGTTATATGGGTTTTAAAATGGCTAGTTTTAAGTTTACAGCAACAGAAAATACGCAACAACATATTGTTTTAAAAGATGCACCAAACGAATTGCAAGAAGTTGTAATTGAAATACCTGTAACCGTTAAAGAAGATACTATAACCTACAATACAAATAAATTTGTAACAGGCGAAGAACGTAAACTAAAAAATGTACTTAAAAAATTGCCAGGTGTTGAAGTTGATAAAAATGGAGGTGTAACAGTACAAGGTAAAAAAGTAACTACCTTATTGGTAGAAGGTAAAAAGTTTTTTGGTGGTGGTTCTAAATTAGCGGTTGAAAACATCCCTGCAAATGCCATTGATAAAATACAAGTTATAGACAATTATAACGAAATTGCTTTTTTAAAAAATGTATCAGATACAGACGAAATGGCAATGAATATTTTGCTGAAAGAAGATAAAAAACAATTTGCCTTTGGAGATATTGAAGCTGGAAAAGGTACTAAAGATTTTTACAGGACGCACGCTAATTTGTTTTATTACAGCCCAAAAACAAATGTAAATTTTATAGGAAATTTAAACAATACTGGCGAAAAAACTTTTACGTTTAGAGATTATATGAGTTTTCAAGGAGGTATTAGTGCCGCTTTAAAAGGAGATGGTTCCATTTACAATGTTTCAGCAAGTGATTTTGCTAACTTTATGGAAACACAAGATTTGGTAACTAGCTCCAACAAATTTGGAGCTTTAAATATTACTAATGTTGTAAATAGTAAATTAGATATTTCTGGCTATGCAATTTTTTCACATTCAAAAAATAAAACGTTAACAGAAAATATAAATCAATATACTGCATTTAC
This window encodes:
- a CDS encoding GLPGLI family protein, which gives rise to MKNKLNLTLIFFLLFSFISLTAQVSSGEVSYKQKIIENLFDSIAIKKIDTKFRSQLDFVNKSLRTHSDNFEFILKFNRAESIYKLVKKMNNDKDRGYKIAAKYSRIDDVYYKNIQSGEKLVQKESFGELFIIKYDLNNIKWKLINKTKTIKNYECFMATTTKIVKNSKGVFEKPVIAWYSPDIPLNYGPKGYGGLPGLILELHEDKLMYYVTKIKLNPIGTIEIIKPEKGKTLTENEFELKIKEMSSGFWRD